In the Thermoanaerobaculia bacterium genome, GTGCTCTCGACGCGGTTGGCCGTGAGCGCATTCTTCGCGATGTCGCGCTCGTGATCGAAGATCGCCGCGTTGAACGCTCCGGTTCCCGTCCCCGCTCCGAGATCGTGGCGGGTCGTCCTGAGGTCGGTCGTCATCGTTCCGCAACCGGTCGTCCAGAGCGGGATGTTGAGCGCCAGGACGAGAAGCGACATCCATGTCCGATTTCCGGCCTGCATGATGTTTCTCCTTTCGACACCGGTCTCATCGCACGGACGGTGCCGCCCCGGCCTTCGGCGTCCGCCCGGTCGCGCCGTCGGGAAAGGCCGTTTCGCCGAGCAACTTGCGGGCGGCCGGTCCCGCGATTCGCCGTGCGCGGGTTCGGCGGGGGTCCCGCGGAAACGTGAGGCCTCTATCCCTTCGGATAGAATCCCGGGAACGGGAAAAGATGAATCCGAGGCTGATGGCGCTCTCGGGACCGCTCCGCGGGTCGAGCTTTCTCCTCGCGGAAGGGGAGACCTCGATCGGCCGTGATCCCGCGAGCACCGTCGCCGTGGGAGACGCCTCCGTTTCCCGGCGGCACGCGGTCGTTCGCGGCGCCGGCGCGACGCCGACCATCGTCGACCTGGACAGTCTGAACGGAACGTTCGTCAACGGGGTACCGGTGCGGGAGCGGGTTCTCGAAAGCGGTGACGAGGTTCGGATCGGAAGCTCGGTGTTCTTCTTCTGGACGGAGGAGGATCCCGCGGCCGCGGCCGAGATCCCCGACGGCTCGACGGCGCGCCTTGCGCCGGCCGACCGGCCGCTCCCGAAACTCTCGTCCGATTTCGTCGGCGAGAGCCGGGCGATCCGGGAAGCGGGCGCGGCGCTCCTTCGGGCGGCTGCATCCGAGGCGACGGTCCTGATCCTGGGGGAGAGCGGGACGGGAAAGGAGCTCGCCGCCCGGACGATCCATCGCGCGAGCCTCCGTGCGCGAGGGCCCTTCGTCGCGATGAGCGGCGCGACCCTGACCGAGCCGCTCCTGGAGAGCGAACTCTTCGGGCACGAGCGCGGCGCCTTCACCGGGGCGGTCGCGCAGAAGCGGGGAAGGCTCGAAACGGCCGACGGCGGAACCTTTTTTCTCGACGAGGTCGGCGAGCTTCCGCCGGCCGTCCAGGCGAAGCTCCTTCGGGTCCTCGAGACGCGTCAGTTCGAGCGCGTCGGAGGAAACCGGACGATTTCCGTCGACGTCCGATTCGTCGCCGCGACGAATCGCGATCTCGAGGCGGCGACCCGGGAAGGTTCGTTCCGGCGGGACCTCTTCTATCGTTTGAACGTCGTCGCGATCCGGCTGCCGCCGCTCCGGGAGCGCCGCGACGACGTCCCGCTCCTGGCGCGTTTCTTCGCGGCCCGATTCGCCGAGAAGTCCGGCAAGCCGCCGCGCGGATTGTCCCCGGACGCGCAGAAGGCCCTGATGCGCTACGACTGGCCCGGAAACGTCCGCGAGCTCGCCAACGCGATCGAGCGCGCGATCGTGCTGGGCGAAGGAGACGCGATCCGGGTCGAGGACCTGCCCGAATCCGTGCTCGAATCGTCGGCCGGCGAGGCGTCCGGCGAGTACCACGCCCTCGTGGCGTCGGCGAAGCGCGATCTCGTCCGCAAGGCGATCGACGACGCCGGCGGGAACGTTTCCGAGGCGGCCCGCCGCCTGGGGCTCCACCCGAACTATCTTTTCCGACTCGTGAAGAACCTCGGCGTCAGGACGAGGTAGAGCCGCGGCGATGCATCGAGCCGGGCGGGCGCCGGGCTCCGCCC is a window encoding:
- a CDS encoding sigma 54-interacting transcriptional regulator; the encoded protein is MNPRLMALSGPLRGSSFLLAEGETSIGRDPASTVAVGDASVSRRHAVVRGAGATPTIVDLDSLNGTFVNGVPVRERVLESGDEVRIGSSVFFFWTEEDPAAAAEIPDGSTARLAPADRPLPKLSSDFVGESRAIREAGAALLRAAASEATVLILGESGTGKELAARTIHRASLRARGPFVAMSGATLTEPLLESELFGHERGAFTGAVAQKRGRLETADGGTFFLDEVGELPPAVQAKLLRVLETRQFERVGGNRTISVDVRFVAATNRDLEAATREGSFRRDLFYRLNVVAIRLPPLRERRDDVPLLARFFAARFAEKSGKPPRGLSPDAQKALMRYDWPGNVRELANAIERAIVLGEGDAIRVEDLPESVLESSAGEASGEYHALVASAKRDLVRKAIDDAGGNVSEAARRLGLHPNYLFRLVKNLGVRTR